The proteins below are encoded in one region of uncultured Campylobacter sp.:
- a CDS encoding TPM domain-containing protein produces the protein MRVALRFAFAIMALFVISVAAPSEYLAHPNSTAVIDEAGILRPAARDSLNEILTTFDKNSTNQIMFVSLKSLGGYSIEEIGVEQARALGIGQKGRDNGVLLLVAPHEHKVRIEVGYGLEGVLTDMRAKRIISNKILPYFRQGDYESGVISGISAIISTIEGGDIKFDPLNANAQQDPSNKDFAIFMVLFAVLLFAILSRRVTRRRRSDEDIISSADIISEIARSSRMRGGSSGDFGRFGGNGGFSGGGFSGGGGSFGGGGASGSW, from the coding sequence ATGAGAGTGGCTTTGAGATTTGCTTTTGCCATAATGGCGCTATTTGTAATAAGCGTCGCCGCACCTAGCGAGTATCTAGCCCATCCAAACAGTACCGCCGTAATCGATGAGGCTGGTATTTTACGCCCAGCCGCGAGAGATAGTCTGAATGAAATTTTAACGACTTTTGATAAAAATTCCACAAACCAGATCATGTTCGTAAGCCTAAAATCGCTCGGCGGCTACTCTATCGAGGAAATCGGCGTAGAGCAGGCACGCGCTCTTGGTATCGGGCAAAAAGGGCGCGACAACGGCGTACTGCTGCTCGTCGCTCCGCACGAGCATAAAGTGCGTATCGAGGTCGGATACGGGCTAGAGGGCGTGCTAACCGATATGCGCGCCAAACGCATCATTAGCAATAAAATTCTACCCTATTTTAGGCAGGGAGATTACGAAAGCGGCGTCATTAGCGGGATTTCGGCGATCATTAGCACGATCGAAGGCGGCGATATAAAATTTGACCCGCTTAACGCCAACGCGCAGCAGGATCCGAGCAACAAGGACTTTGCGATCTTTATGGTGCTTTTTGCGGTCTTGCTTTTCGCGATACTAAGCCGCCGCGTGACGCGCCGCAGAAGAAGCGACGAAGATATAATCTCGAGTGCAGACATCATAAGCGAAATCGCGCGCTCATCGCGCATGAGAGGCGGCTCATCCGGGGATTTTGGCAGATTTGGAGGAAATGGTGGTTTTAGCGGAGGCGGCTTCAGTGGGGGCGGCGGAAGCTTCGGCGGAGGCGGTGCTAGCGGGAGCTGGTAG
- a CDS encoding LemA family protein — translation MKELQGENNERIGYDDKGLSARGESFGGGEYPRQKGGLHILIKALIVLVIAAIAFAIFAVPVYNKLVSKDEEVKAAWSQVQNQYQRRADLIPNFVETVKGYASHEKDTLEGVINARAKATAVNINAESLAQDPEAFAKFNGAQGELSSALSRLMLVVERYPDLKANQNFADLQNQLEGTENRIAVARKDYIASVQEYNKLIRTFPTNIIARIVGLGGAKPSFSADSSSQKAPSVSFK, via the coding sequence ATGAAAGAGCTGCAAGGAGAAAATAACGAGCGTATAGGTTACGACGATAAAGGCTTATCTGCGCGAGGCGAGAGCTTTGGCGGAGGAGAGTATCCGCGCCAAAAAGGAGGGCTTCATATCTTAATCAAAGCTCTAATCGTCTTAGTGATTGCGGCGATTGCGTTTGCGATATTTGCAGTGCCGGTTTACAATAAACTCGTAAGCAAAGATGAAGAAGTTAAGGCTGCGTGGAGCCAGGTACAAAATCAATATCAGCGCCGCGCCGATTTGATTCCAAATTTCGTAGAAACCGTCAAGGGCTACGCAAGCCATGAAAAAGATACCTTAGAAGGCGTCATAAATGCCCGCGCTAAGGCAACTGCTGTCAATATTAATGCAGAAAGTTTAGCGCAAGATCCGGAAGCGTTTGCGAAATTTAACGGCGCTCAAGGCGAGCTTAGCTCAGCCCTATCGCGCTTGATGCTGGTAGTCGAGCGCTACCCGGATCTTAAGGCAAATCAGAATTTCGCCGACTTGCAAAATCAGCTCGAAGGCACGGAAAACCGCATCGCCGTAGCGCGCAAGGATTACATCGCCTCGGTTCAGGAATACAACAAGCTAATTAGAACCTTCCCTACAAACATCATCGCGCGCATCGTAGGATTAGGCGGTGCCAAACCTAGCTTTAGCGCTGATAGCTCAAGCCAAAAAGCCCCTAGCGTCTCGTTTAAATAA
- a CDS encoding alanine racemase — translation MSEIILDRAAYAHNLAQIAAKVGGAERVFLVAKDNSYGHGCKLCCEEAAKLGFVRAVTRSAAEAAQIADLFDEILVLSHIPRGDEDERFCYAVNDLSYFARLKRGLKIYIAADTAMHRNGIGANELDEALRLCKQGGFKLRGFFTHFRASDELSGDFFAQRQNFIEFKRLVGKKAAAAGFENLKFHSSNSAAIERSAGFEDECVRVGMAQFGYPQFDESLNLRPVLKLYADLISSRVLKKGERVGYGAKFEAPCDMKIGTYDLGYADGLFRYDGEGELALASGQKMLGKMSMDSFCAEFGGERVCVLGDARAWAKHFGTIEYEILVKLNSNIPRRFQ, via the coding sequence ATGTCTGAGATCATCTTAGATCGCGCCGCTTATGCGCACAATCTAGCGCAAATCGCCGCCAAAGTAGGTGGAGCGGAGCGAGTATTTTTAGTAGCCAAGGATAATTCATACGGCCATGGCTGCAAACTTTGCTGCGAGGAAGCGGCAAAGCTAGGCTTCGTACGCGCCGTAACGCGAAGTGCTGCGGAAGCTGCGCAGATCGCGGATTTATTTGATGAAATTTTAGTGCTTTCGCACATTCCGCGCGGGGACGAGGACGAGCGGTTTTGCTACGCAGTAAATGATCTGAGCTACTTTGCGCGTCTTAAACGAGGGCTTAAAATTTATATCGCTGCAGATACTGCTATGCACCGCAACGGCATCGGCGCGAACGAGCTAGATGAGGCGCTTAGGCTATGCAAGCAGGGCGGATTTAAGCTTCGTGGCTTTTTCACACACTTTCGCGCAAGCGACGAGCTAAGCGGCGATTTTTTCGCGCAGAGACAAAATTTTATAGAATTTAAGCGGCTCGTGGGAAAAAAGGCCGCCGCCGCGGGCTTTGAAAATTTAAAATTTCATTCGAGCAACTCCGCAGCTATCGAGCGAAGTGCAGGCTTTGAGGACGAATGCGTGCGCGTGGGCATGGCACAGTTTGGCTATCCGCAATTTGACGAGAGCCTAAATTTACGCCCTGTGCTAAAGCTCTATGCCGATCTGATCAGCTCGCGCGTGCTAAAAAAAGGCGAGCGCGTGGGCTACGGCGCGAAATTTGAAGCGCCGTGCGATATGAAGATCGGCACCTACGATCTGGGCTACGCAGACGGGCTATTTCGCTACGACGGCGAGGGCGAGCTAGCGCTTGCAAGCGGGCAAAAAATGCTCGGAAAAATGTCGATGGATAGCTTCTGTGCGGAATTCGGCGGCGAGCGAGTTTGCGTGCTGGGCGACGCGCGAGCCTGGGCAAAACACTTCGGCACGATCGAATATGAAATTTTAGTCAAATTAAATTCCAACATCCCAAGGAGATTTCAATGA
- the cmeU gene encoding CmeU family protein translates to MNESEKQEVEKNIKELLAARAEFFKFLDERVPKIAGTDVFDFERAGAASLKEVYAKFYGYDYAARKLLPYLYRTYGLDFDV, encoded by the coding sequence ATGAACGAATCTGAAAAGCAAGAGGTTGAAAAAAATATAAAAGAGCTTTTGGCTGCGAGAGCGGAATTTTTTAAATTCTTAGATGAGCGCGTGCCAAAGATCGCGGGTACCGACGTATTTGATTTCGAGCGTGCAGGTGCGGCTAGCTTGAAAGAAGTTTATGCGAAATTCTACGGCTACGACTACGCCGCGCGCAAGCTGCTGCCATATTTATACCGTACTTACGGGCTAGACTTCGATGTCTGA
- a CDS encoding phosphomannomutase/phosphoglucomutase, giving the protein MIEDIFREYDIRGIVGEELNERSVKAIGFALGKHIANLGLERVSVGYDARLSADELFGYFVSGLNFAGLRVYNIGLLPTPVGYFSVFTHKFDANVMITGSHNPKNYNGFKITIGTDSFFGSDLKRLGAQVRELIGSNFEIPTDTSAERYDILSEYLAYFEKEFAALKGFAAPFIIDCANGAAGVTATKIVERLELNAKVLFPQPDGNFPNHHPDPSEEKNLADLKAAMKQDGVSLGFGFDGDADRIAVLTPRRNIKGDELACLLALNMHHPRILGEVKCSQAMYDTIDKIGKSFMGKTGHSNIKKAMKELGIDLAAEVSGHIYFKERYFGFDDGVYAMMRVLELVAKGYDLDAELDKLPRVFSTDEIKFNTSEEAKFKIIEALKAQIHAGIAELPPIRDIIEIDGIRVRFDDGWALVRASNTTPVIVTRFEASSPEFRDEMQRVFLGKLENLKDQR; this is encoded by the coding sequence ATGATCGAAGATATCTTTAGAGAATACGATATTCGCGGCATCGTGGGCGAGGAGTTAAACGAGCGCAGCGTAAAGGCGATCGGCTTTGCTCTTGGCAAACATATCGCAAATTTAGGGCTTGAGCGCGTTAGCGTGGGATACGACGCCCGTCTTAGCGCGGACGAGCTTTTCGGCTATTTTGTAAGCGGGCTAAATTTCGCCGGGTTGCGGGTTTATAATATCGGCTTGCTACCGACGCCGGTGGGCTATTTTAGCGTATTTACGCATAAATTTGACGCAAACGTAATGATCACCGGCTCGCACAACCCCAAAAATTACAATGGCTTTAAAATAACGATCGGCACGGATAGCTTCTTTGGCTCGGATTTGAAACGCCTAGGTGCGCAGGTGCGGGAGCTGATCGGTTCAAATTTTGAAATTCCAACCGATACAAGCGCCGAGAGGTACGACATCTTAAGCGAGTATTTAGCATATTTTGAAAAGGAATTTGCGGCTCTTAAGGGCTTTGCCGCGCCTTTTATCATTGACTGTGCAAACGGAGCGGCAGGCGTTACCGCTACTAAAATCGTCGAAAGGCTAGAGCTAAACGCTAAAGTTTTATTCCCGCAGCCCGACGGCAATTTCCCAAACCACCACCCAGATCCCAGCGAAGAGAAAAATTTAGCAGATCTTAAAGCTGCGATGAAGCAAGACGGCGTGAGCTTGGGCTTTGGTTTTGACGGAGATGCCGATAGGATCGCTGTTCTTACGCCGCGCCGCAATATCAAAGGCGACGAGCTAGCCTGCCTGCTTGCTCTAAACATGCACCATCCGCGCATCCTAGGCGAGGTCAAATGCTCTCAAGCGATGTATGACACCATCGATAAGATCGGCAAAAGCTTCATGGGCAAGACCGGCCACAGCAATATCAAAAAGGCGATGAAGGAGCTCGGTATCGATCTTGCCGCGGAGGTTAGCGGGCATATTTACTTTAAAGAGCGATATTTTGGCTTTGATGACGGCGTATATGCGATGATGCGCGTGCTTGAACTCGTAGCTAAAGGATATGATTTAGACGCCGAACTAGACAAGCTGCCGCGAGTTTTTAGCACCGATGAGATTAAATTTAATACTAGCGAGGAGGCGAAATTTAAGATCATCGAGGCTCTTAAAGCTCAAATCCACGCAGGTATCGCGGAGTTGCCGCCCATCCGCGATATTATCGAGATCGACGGCATCAGAGTGCGATTTGATGACGGCTGGGCACTCGTACGGGCAAGCAATACCACGCCCGTGATCGTAACCCGCTTCGAGGCCAGCAGCCCCGAGTTTCGCGACGAGATGCAGCGCGTATTTTTAGGTAAACTAGAAAATTTAAAGGACCAGAGATGA
- a CDS encoding CreA family protein translates to MKKFILVAILAAFACAGDYELVGSVNTSFRIFGKDDRIEVIAVKDPKIDGVTCYVSYAKKGGAKEIIGVEEDRSEASVSCVQTAPKIIIKEELKKEDIFEKRSSLIFKKTHVVRLYDAVQGSLIYLVYSDKVIDGSPNNSISAIPCHQAVGDVCELAYTQGKKQ, encoded by the coding sequence ATGAAAAAATTTATTCTAGTAGCGATTTTAGCGGCTTTTGCTTGCGCGGGCGATTACGAGCTCGTAGGTAGCGTAAATACTTCGTTTAGAATTTTTGGCAAAGACGATCGCATCGAAGTTATCGCAGTTAAAGATCCTAAGATCGACGGTGTGACCTGCTACGTCTCTTACGCCAAAAAAGGCGGTGCCAAAGAGATCATCGGCGTGGAGGAGGACCGCTCCGAAGCCTCTGTGTCGTGCGTGCAGACAGCGCCTAAAATCATCATTAAAGAGGAGCTGAAAAAAGAGGATATTTTTGAAAAACGCAGCTCGTTGATCTTCAAAAAGACCCATGTAGTTAGGCTTTACGACGCGGTGCAGGGCTCGCTAATCTATTTGGTTTATTCAGACAAAGTGATTGACGGCTCGCCCAATAACTCGATCTCGGCGATCCCGTGCCACCAAGCCGTGGGCGACGTGTGTGAGCTCGCATATACCCAAGGCAAAAAACAATAA
- the ccsA gene encoding cytochrome c biogenesis protein CcsA — translation MKTFFSMECASVMLLILALACAIATFVETAYGTEVAWAMVYSTAWFGALMVLLGVNLTYNIYRYRMIKLRTLPALIFHVSFLFMLAGAILTRYFGFEGNIHIREGGESSIVTTKDEVVQLLTLGSDGEFISADESKFLNGAGRMNFDLNLDVEGRIANLKFKELIEHGELKWVQDPTGQAPARVELLFSNNVGSQNVSLQSGESMDIGELSITFNAEPKSKNFIYIKSKDGKFYLNSSLDINATKMADMSTAPLKKNEDNPLGNLSLYNFDGINFAPVSLLSSAVDKFVPVDANLPGEPGVVATLSFAGQSREIYVPRDSHGASYKVGDKNFIVALAPKMLHLPFKIALRDFVMDRYPGTNSPSGYKSEITLKDSNTSFDYDIFMNHVLDYGGYRFFQSSYDTDERGTVLSVNKDPGKVPTYIGYFLLCVGMFFNFFNRGSRFFKLSRLISENTHLAREKDVNSKNSASSSVPASSAENSASKRAKKSRRGTKGAALALVGALALSLAALYPSTANAEQNSTTQNSTSQNSASNAATENSAPQNPASVQNSTSQNSAQNSAVENSNQSSTPQESAAEQDSVPPHNFSTMGGELAVPKFDPKFSEDLASLVIQGFDGRMEPFDTVSRELLNKIYRADDYKAPNGEILNHNAAALSFMLNQSYWRRAPIIKVSEPELKKILGMDEKQSHASMMDFFEFKGGESYYKLDKMVEEINRKPLGNRGVLDKEIIKVNERVNVFYSAFMGDYFRIIPVKNAKNNEWLSPLYLGDALDQNESTEVKKMMGIFVSSVVYAQESGDWSGAEKMLSYVKKYQAQNGANLMPSESAIKYEILFNKAKIFSRLFPIYTISGFLLLIFIFLRMMKPALRLGGAFKLVYIVNIVAFIAHTAGLALRGYVSGHAPWSNSYESLIYIAWALSLSGIFFSRKSAISLALTSIMAGITLMVAHLSDIDPQITNLQPVLKSHWLTIHVSVITASYGFLGLCMLLGIFTLVMFLFDKKNPEIARNITEATHINEMSMILGLCLLTVGNFLGGVWANESWGRYWGWDPKETWALITIFIYAVVVHFRFMPKLNNQFAFAVASMFAYFSVIMTYFGVNFYLSGMHSYASGERIPVPGWAYVMVASMVALAIAAYFRSGKSARL, via the coding sequence ATGAAGACATTTTTTAGTATGGAGTGCGCGTCAGTGATGCTACTGATTTTGGCGCTAGCCTGTGCAATCGCTACTTTTGTAGAGACCGCTTACGGCACGGAAGTAGCTTGGGCGATGGTTTATTCTACTGCGTGGTTTGGCGCGCTGATGGTGCTTTTGGGAGTAAATTTAACCTACAATATCTATCGCTACCGCATGATTAAACTTCGCACGCTGCCTGCGCTAATCTTTCACGTAAGCTTTTTGTTTATGCTTGCTGGAGCGATTTTGACGAGATATTTCGGCTTTGAGGGCAATATCCATATAAGAGAGGGCGGCGAGAGCTCGATCGTAACGACCAAAGACGAGGTCGTTCAACTTCTTACTTTAGGCAGCGACGGCGAGTTTATATCTGCTGACGAGAGCAAATTTTTAAACGGCGCAGGACGGATGAACTTCGATCTCAATCTAGACGTAGAGGGTAGGATCGCAAATTTAAAATTTAAAGAGCTAATAGAACACGGCGAGCTAAAATGGGTGCAAGATCCGACCGGACAGGCTCCTGCGCGCGTGGAGTTATTATTTTCCAACAATGTTGGCAGCCAAAATGTCTCCTTGCAATCAGGCGAAAGCATGGATATAGGCGAGCTTAGTATCACTTTTAACGCAGAGCCTAAAAGTAAGAATTTCATCTACATAAAATCTAAAGACGGCAAATTCTATCTAAACTCAAGCCTTGATATAAACGCCACTAAAATGGCTGATATGAGCACTGCGCCGCTTAAGAAAAACGAGGATAATCCTCTAGGCAATCTCTCGCTTTACAACTTCGATGGGATAAATTTTGCCCCTGTTAGCCTGCTTAGCTCAGCGGTTGATAAATTTGTCCCGGTCGATGCGAATTTACCGGGCGAGCCCGGTGTCGTCGCTACGCTAAGCTTTGCGGGGCAGAGTCGCGAAATCTACGTGCCTAGGGATTCGCATGGCGCTAGCTACAAGGTAGGCGATAAGAATTTCATCGTAGCCTTGGCGCCAAAGATGCTTCATCTGCCTTTTAAAATCGCGCTTCGCGACTTTGTGATGGATCGCTATCCAGGCACCAATTCGCCCTCCGGATATAAAAGCGAAATCACGCTAAAAGACAGCAATACGAGCTTTGATTATGATATTTTTATGAATCACGTGCTCGATTACGGCGGATACCGATTTTTCCAAAGCTCATACGACACGGATGAGCGCGGTACCGTGCTTTCGGTCAATAAAGACCCCGGCAAAGTTCCAACTTACATCGGTTATTTTTTGCTTTGTGTAGGGATGTTTTTTAACTTTTTTAATCGGGGCTCGCGCTTTTTCAAGCTTTCGCGCTTAATTAGCGAAAATACGCATCTTGCTCGAGAAAAAGATGTAAATTCTAAAAATTCGGCGTCTAGCTCGGTGCCCGCAAGCTCTGCAGAAAACTCTGCATCAAAACGCGCCAAAAAATCGCGACGCGGTACCAAAGGCGCGGCATTGGCATTAGTAGGCGCGTTGGCTTTGAGTTTGGCCGCATTGTATCCTAGCACAGCAAATGCCGAACAAAACTCTACGACTCAAAATTCTACTTCGCAAAATTCCGCCTCAAATGCAGCCACAGAAAATTCCGCGCCGCAAAATCCGGCTAGCGTGCAAAATTCTACTTCGCAAAATTCTGCGCAGAATTCCGCCGTTGAAAATTCCAATCAAAGCTCCACTCCGCAAGAATCTGCAGCGGAGCAAGACTCCGTCCCGCCGCATAATTTTTCTACTATGGGAGGCGAGCTAGCTGTGCCGAAATTCGATCCTAAATTTAGCGAAGATCTAGCAAGCCTCGTGATTCAGGGATTTGATGGGCGAATGGAGCCTTTCGATACCGTTTCTAGGGAGCTTTTAAATAAAATTTACCGCGCCGACGACTACAAGGCGCCAAATGGCGAAATTTTAAACCATAACGCCGCTGCGCTTTCGTTTATGCTAAATCAAAGCTACTGGAGGCGTGCGCCGATTATCAAGGTTAGCGAGCCGGAGCTTAAGAAAATTCTAGGTATGGATGAGAAGCAAAGCCACGCTAGCATGATGGATTTTTTTGAATTTAAAGGTGGCGAGAGTTATTACAAGCTCGATAAAATGGTCGAGGAGATCAATCGCAAGCCTTTGGGCAATCGCGGCGTGCTAGATAAAGAGATCATCAAGGTAAATGAGCGCGTAAACGTCTTTTACTCGGCGTTTATGGGGGATTATTTTAGAATTATTCCGGTTAAGAACGCTAAAAATAACGAGTGGCTTTCGCCGCTATATCTAGGCGATGCGCTGGATCAAAACGAATCAACTGAAGTTAAAAAGATGATGGGAATATTCGTTTCGTCCGTGGTCTATGCCCAAGAAAGCGGGGATTGGAGCGGCGCGGAAAAGATGCTAAGCTACGTCAAAAAATACCAGGCACAAAACGGCGCAAACTTAATGCCTAGCGAAAGCGCGATAAAATATGAAATTTTATTTAATAAGGCTAAAATTTTTTCTCGCCTCTTTCCGATCTACACTATCTCGGGATTTTTGCTTCTGATCTTTATCTTTTTGCGAATGATGAAGCCTGCTCTTCGCTTAGGCGGCGCGTTTAAGCTCGTTTATATCGTAAATATCGTCGCTTTCATCGCGCATACTGCAGGTCTTGCGCTGCGCGGCTACGTCTCGGGGCACGCGCCGTGGAGTAACTCCTACGAATCGCTCATCTACATCGCGTGGGCGCTGTCGCTAAGCGGAATATTTTTCTCGCGCAAATCCGCGATCTCGCTGGCGCTTACTTCGATAATGGCGGGCATAACGCTGATGGTGGCGCATCTTAGCGACATCGATCCGCAGATTACCAATCTCCAGCCGGTTCTAAAATCGCACTGGCTTACGATCCACGTCTCGGTAATCACCGCGAGCTACGGATTTTTAGGCCTTTGCATGCTGCTTGGAATTTTTACCCTCGTTATGTTTTTATTCGACAAGAAAAACCCCGAGATCGCGCGCAATATCACGGAAGCCACACATATCAACGAAATGTCGATGATCCTAGGGCTTTGCTTGCTGACGGTGGGTAACTTCCTAGGCGGCGTGTGGGCGAACGAAAGCTGGGGGCGCTACTGGGGCTGGGATCCGAAGGAGACCTGGGCGCTCATTACGATTTTCATCTACGCGGTGGTAGTGCATTTTAGATTTATGCCTAAGCTCAATAATCAATTCGCCTTTGCCGTAGCGTCGATGTTTGCATATTTTAGCGTCATAATGACCTATTTTGGCGTAAATTTCTACCTAAGCGGCATGCACTCCTACGCTAGCGGCGAGCGCATTCCGGTGCCTGGTTGGGCGTACGTGATGGTTGCTTCGATGGTGGCTCTTGCGATCGCGGCGTATTTCCGCTCGGGCAAATCGGCTAGGCTTTAG
- the petA gene encoding ubiquinol-cytochrome c reductase iron-sulfur subunit: protein MSDLKQDRRGFIGLTFGAVAAVGGVFALVGMKKSWDPLPSVRAAGVTTVDLSPIKEGELYQTQWRKKPIFVLKKTADMPKNDARDVVVGDARYTLCIGLCTHLGCIPSYKPSTQQFICACHGGIFDANGVNVFGPPPRPMDIPPFKIDGTKLVLGEEGPEYQALKQKA from the coding sequence ATGTCTGATCTAAAACAGGATAGACGAGGCTTTATCGGGCTTACTTTCGGTGCGGTTGCCGCTGTGGGTGGCGTTTTCGCACTCGTGGGGATGAAGAAATCGTGGGATCCGTTACCTAGCGTGCGCGCCGCCGGCGTTACCACGGTAGATTTAAGTCCGATCAAAGAGGGTGAGCTGTATCAAACACAGTGGCGTAAAAAGCCGATTTTCGTGCTTAAAAAGACTGCCGATATGCCTAAAAACGATGCCCGTGACGTCGTCGTAGGGGATGCTAGATATACGCTTTGCATCGGCCTTTGCACCCATTTAGGCTGTATTCCTAGCTACAAGCCATCGACGCAACAATTCATCTGTGCATGTCACGGCGGGATTTTCGATGCTAACGGCGTAAACGTGTTCGGTCCGCCGCCGCGTCCTATGGATATACCGCCCTTTAAAATCGACGGAACGAAACTCGTTTTAGGCGAAGAGGGCCCCGAATACCAAGCCCTAAAGCAGAAAGCATAG
- a CDS encoding cytochrome bc complex cytochrome b subunit has translation MAHIRKATGVWDWFDQRLAVTKFFKVMVSEYWIPKNISFLWAMGVILMTLFIVLFVSGLMLVMYYKPDVNLAFDSVNFTIMKEVEYGWLWRHIHAVSASVVFLILYIHTLVAIYYRSYKQGREMIWVSGMLLFIIFSAEAFSGYMLPWGQMSYWAAMVITNLFGGIPVVGDAIVEWIRGDYAVSDPTLTRFFMLHVCLLPLVVVAVLAVHFYSLRFPHVNNLDGEEIDFELEGEKYLQGKTSESKVIPFWPGFLAKDFFYVSIFMIFFFYLIGFHFDFAMDPINFEPANSLKTPTHIYPEWYFLWEYEILRGFYFDVGPLKAADIGLIAFAFAGVSLFFIPLFDRSSVVAPAHKNKAFFIWFWVLVIDMILLSLFGKLPADGAELGIENKYWGFALSIIYIGLLVVVLPLITIAERKRV, from the coding sequence ATGGCACATATAAGAAAAGCTACGGGAGTTTGGGATTGGTTCGACCAAAGGCTCGCCGTAACGAAATTTTTCAAGGTGATGGTAAGCGAGTATTGGATTCCTAAAAATATCAGCTTCCTTTGGGCGATGGGCGTTATTTTGATGACGCTATTTATAGTTTTGTTCGTTAGTGGACTAATGCTCGTGATGTATTATAAGCCAGATGTCAATTTGGCATTCGATAGCGTAAATTTCACGATTATGAAGGAGGTCGAATACGGCTGGCTATGGCGACATATCCACGCAGTATCGGCGTCGGTGGTGTTTTTGATATTGTACATTCATACTTTAGTAGCTATATATTACCGCTCGTATAAGCAAGGGCGAGAGATGATTTGGGTAAGCGGAATGCTGCTTTTCATCATCTTTTCGGCGGAGGCTTTTAGCGGCTATATGCTTCCATGGGGGCAGATGAGCTACTGGGCAGCGATGGTTATTACGAATTTATTCGGTGGAATTCCCGTAGTTGGCGATGCGATAGTCGAATGGATTCGTGGCGATTATGCCGTAAGCGATCCGACGCTGACGCGATTTTTTATGCTTCATGTCTGTTTGCTGCCTCTCGTGGTGGTTGCGGTGCTGGCAGTGCATTTTTATTCGCTTAGATTTCCGCATGTAAATAACCTAGACGGCGAGGAGATTGACTTTGAGCTCGAGGGCGAGAAGTATCTGCAGGGCAAAACTAGCGAAAGCAAGGTAATTCCGTTTTGGCCGGGCTTTTTGGCGAAGGATTTTTTCTATGTCAGTATCTTTATGATATTTTTCTTTTATCTGATCGGCTTTCACTTCGATTTTGCGATGGATCCGATAAATTTCGAGCCGGCAAACAGCCTCAAAACCCCGACGCATATCTATCCGGAGTGGTACTTCCTTTGGGAGTATGAAATTCTGCGCGGATTTTACTTCGACGTAGGACCGCTTAAGGCCGCCGATATCGGGCTTATCGCCTTTGCCTTCGCTGGAGTTTCGCTGTTTTTTATCCCACTATTTGATCGCAGCAGCGTAGTAGCCCCCGCGCACAAAAACAAGGCGTTTTTCATTTGGTTTTGGGTTTTGGTAATCGACATGATCCTGCTTAGCCTTTTCGGCAAGCTCCCTGCAGACGGCGCGGAGCTTGGTATCGAAAATAAATACTGGGGCTTTGCTTTATCGATCATCTATATCGGATTGCTTGTCGTAGTACTTCCGCTAATTACAATCGCAGAAAGAAAGAGGGTATAG